The following DNA comes from Musa acuminata AAA Group cultivar baxijiao chromosome BXJ1-4, Cavendish_Baxijiao_AAA, whole genome shotgun sequence.
CTAAAGGTCCTAATGTATTTTGATTTTGTCATTCAATTAAGGAATTATCCAAATCGGTTTTCGGTGCTTCTTTCATCATTATACCTGTGTTGTCTGGTTTATGCATGTGATGAATATATCAAAGTGCATTGGAATTTAGATTAAGCATTCAAATGAGCTTGGACAATCGCTTATGGTGATCATTATGATGAATGTTCATATTCATTTCTATTTATTTGTTTCATTTTGCTTCCTTGCTGCCAATAATGTTTGACCTTGTTGTCTAATGCAGATATCCATACGGGTGGGAAAAACCAGGTCATAGTCCTTTGTTTGGCTATGATTTTTGGTACCAACCACGTCACAAGACCATGATCAGCTCATCATGGGGAGCTCCTGCAGCTTTTTCAAAGGGTTTCAACCTACAACATGTTTCAGACGGATTATATGGAAGATACTTGTATGTTTATAGCTGGCCAGATGGTGAACTAAAGCAGACATTGGATCTTGGAAATGCAGGGCTCTTACCCTTAGAAGTCCGTATTCGTGTTGTTCTTTCTCAATAAAAGAAACTCTAATATATTCACATTCTGAAAAAATTTGCTGTTCTTTGCAGGCACGATTTCTGCATGACCCATCTAAAGACACTGGCTTTGTTGGCTGTGGTTTGTCCAGCAACATGGTGAGGTTTTTCAAGACCACAGATGGTGCCTGGAGCCATGAGATTTGTTTTGCCATCTGCTTTTCTAGCTTTTTAGTGATTCTGCCTTCTTTTCGATGGGATACCAAGTACTAAGAAATCTCTGTATAATATCTGTTTTGTAAGGTTGCCATATCTGTAACGCCACTGAAGGTGCGAAACTGAATTCTACCCGAAATGCCAGGGCTGATCTCAGACTTTCTCATCTCTCTTGATGATCGGTACCTCTATTTTGTCAACCGGTTTCATGGAGATGTTAGACAGTATAGCATTGAAGATCCTTCAAAGCCGGTGCTGACAGGACAAGTATGGGTTGGAGGTCTCCTTCATAAGGGAAGTGACGTAGTCTATTTGTCAGAGGATGGGGCGGAGTCACAATTTAGTGTACCTGTGATTAAGGTGAGTTACCTTCTATCCGTGTATATTTACATTCTAGTTTCATATTTAACATTTCTACCATTATTCTGCAAGCAGCATGTGTTCATTTTGAATTACTAGTTTTGAGTCTTCTTTTCTTAGATTAGAAATAGGCATGAACTACATGCTTATAGAGGTTTTCGAGATTCCTTTGTTGCCTACGAGTGGGCATTTTAAAATGAACTGGTAACATGGGAAAATTGGAACCAATTCTTATCTTGGTAGATGCTTCTGTTAATTCAAAGACTAAAAGAAGCGTGACAAGGTGTTAAAAATAGAAGCGACAACTTTTTTGTGTTGTAAGTTTTCTTTGGTGGGAATTGCATCTAATGTACGATTTAATATGGAAGAAGTATAGTTTCACCTCGAGAACCATATTCTCGCCGAATAGGACTGTAAAGGTTAGAGCTTGTCACAATGACAACTACTCTTTTTATCAGGGAAATCGACTTAGAGGAGTACCGCAGATGATTCAACTGAGCTTGGATGGGAAGCGGCTGTACGTGACAAACTCACTCTTTAGTGTGTGGGATCAACAATTTTATGGCCCAGATTTCATGAAGAAGGGATCTCACATGCTGCAGATTGACGTGAACACCGAGCAAGGTGGATTGACCATGAATCCAAACTTCTTTGTTGACTTTGGGACAGAGCCTGAAGGACCTGCACTGGCACATGAGATGAGGTATCCTGGTGGAGACTGCACTTCCTATATTTGGATATAGATGAAGCAGCTTCGGAGTAGAACCCGGTTATTGCTGTAGCAATTTGCGAAATCTTTATGGAACGAGGTTAATGTACTATGTGATTTCTCTACTTGGTGTTCAGGTGATTACGAGAAAAGGATTCTCACTATTAGCTTCTTTTGTTGGTCGTTGATGATCTCTTGAATGAGTAGTTTGATGTGTGTACTGTCAATTTACTGGTTTATGTGCATTGCTGCATGCATGTTGGTATGCACACTCAGAAACTATTAGCCAAAAATATTTTACTGTCTCTATAAGTCTGGATCACTGGAAATGTGAGATGTATATGGGAGTGCAGTGACTGACTACATATTTGGATGTTGATATGCACACTCAGAAACTATTAGCCAAAAAATATTTTACTGTCTCTAAAGTCTGGATCATGGAAATGTGAGATGTATGTGGGAGTCCGGTGACTGCATCCATATTTTAGTCTTTGTGATGTCTGCAGACTTAATATGTTACTATTGGGGAGAGATTTagagataaataaatatataatatactaaaaagagaggagaaattaaaattaaaagagaaatttacaaataaaaaaataaataatatgccagagataaaataaataaataaacaatatATCAAAAATAGAGAAGAGAAATTCaaagataaacaaataaataacatATCAAAAAGTTGACGTATTGATAAATTTTCATTAtatgagaaaaataaatatatagaatAATTAAGTTCAAACTCGAGTATTTATAGAAACAAATCTTAATTCAAAAAAATTTGGATCCAAAAGTTTTTTCGCATAAAAAAATAACAGAAATAAGTTTTTAGAGAATCTTCataatgtcaaaaaaaaaaaaaattcagagtaGTGCATTTCCAAAGCCAAATAAATATTCAGTAAAATTATATGACTGTGCTAATATTCAACTGTTGTTCTCAGTGAAATTTCAATCCTATTTTATGGAAATTAATATCCAATTGTATCACTTCCAATGGCAATTCGGCATACAAACTAAACATAACACCATTCATCATACAAAGGTGGTCAATTATGTCATGCTGCCGCATGTGCGCACGCACGTGAGAGGTTACCATGTATGGTGATCTTTGGCAGGGTTTCCGCATAGGAAAGGTATGGAGGCGGCTCTCAGATATTTCCGTGCCGACGTGGACACAGGGCTTAAACCCTAGCCGACGCCCACCCCCTTCTTCTACTTAAACCCCGCCCCAGCCCGCACACCTCCCCGCCTCCCGCAGCCGTCGTCCCGTCTCCCTGCGATTTCTCGAGGTATGGTTTCGTTTTGATCTATTTGCTACTTGTGGAGGCATTTACCTTCGCCTGATCTTGTCCGTCTGTTGGGATCGCCGTTGACGATGTGAGAGTGGAGCCCTTATGGCCTGATAGATTGTCTTGTTGTTTCATCGTTTTAGCCACGCCTCGGTGCTGAGCTCGTCGACTTCATAAGATGTTTATTCTCGCTGGTTCTTCTTGACATTTGttattttttcttatgagattttTTGGGTGTTGCCAAAGATGGTACCTTTTGCTTGATTCTATTTAGTATTGTTCTAGCTTCTTTGTTTTTACCCCCTTTTGGTATCGTCTCTGATGCGTAGCTCTTGGTAGAAAGACAGGATCTTGATGCGATCTCACTGTTCTTTTTAGATTGTGGAGAGCAGTTGCTGATGTTACTCATATTGGGGCTTGGCGTTGTGTTTTTGGAATAATAGATGAAGAATAAAAGAATATATAGCTATAACCTGAAGTACGTTTGTATAGTTTTGCTCCCGTGTAGTCGCATGGAGAACTTAAAGACTGAATGGAACATGTATGATGTGGTTGTCTGCAAATCCAGTCTCGAGAAGGCGATTCTATAGCTTGTTTTGTGCCATAACGACTTCAAATCACAGACATTTTACTCTGGATTTATTACTTGTATAGTTAGGTAGCCACCCATTTCTTTTGTGGTAAGAATTTTGAGTCTTGGACTTAAGGCAGGTCTAGGTGACTTAAAGTAATGATTTCCATGGTTTTGGTTTGAAAGCAGTAACTGCTTGACGACTAGTCAAGAAAGTCTACATGGAAGGGTAAGCAAAGTGAAGCAGCTAGTTGATTTGCTTGAGAAGGTACCAACAAAGAGAGCTGGTCAGGAGTAGAAGAGAAGCATGAGGTGAGTGGCGAGCCAAAGAAAGGTACTGAAACTAGGAATGGAGTTGACTAGTTGGagcaagttagacattgatgaaattaCCTGTTTAGTTGATTGATGACATCAAATTTAGGAACTAGAAGAAGTCCATCCTGCGGCCCTCTGTAATCTTGATAACAATTTTCTGGTTTTTGGCATTGTCTTACACAAtatttgttattattatatttatgatactGCCTGTGGCTGCGATGCTATGGATATTTATGGTGTCATCACCATTCTCGAGACTTGCTGATTCATCTGCTGCTGTAGATACAACATACAAGCCCACAAACAGGGAGAAGATGGCATTTTGCAGCAAACTTGGTGGCTTAATTAGGCAAGGACTTATGAGAAATGGAATAGCTGGTGGACCAAATGAGGCTATGCATCTTCTTAACTCTGCACgctatatgtcatcaacaaaactttTTGTAGGAGGTAGGGTTTCTTCATGTTCTGTCATACAGGATTCGTACATGATGCATTTTGGTGCACGATTTTGATGTACATCCGATCCTTTTAATCTTTTCCTTGACATTTCTCTGTTGCTTACAGGTCTCTCCTTTGGTACTGATGACCAATCCCTTAAGGAGGCATTTAACAGCTTTGGGAATGTGGTTGAAGGTTAGTATAGAGCGGACTCGGTGAATGAGTATTTTGTGGTAAACTAATGTAATAATAGTCCTTATAAACTACAAAATGGTTCTCCATAGCAAAAGTATTTTTGATGTTATTGTTGGAACTATTTAATAATGCAACGATCTCGTGTAAAACATCATCATAAAATTTACTAACAGATGTGATAAGGAACTTATTATTGATGCAGCAAGAGTTATTACCGATAGAGACACTGGAAGATCGAGGGGATTTGGGTTTGTAAACTTTGATAGTGATGCATCAGCTAGCGAAGCTTTGTCTGGCATGGATGGTCAGGTATGTTAGCCATAAGAATTGACACTTTCAGACTGAATAACAATGTTTGAAATTTTGCTTTTAATCATCAGGAATTAAATGGGCGGAACATTCGGGTAAGCTATGCTAATGATCGACCTAGCGGTGGGCCTCGAGGTGGGTTTGGCGGTGGTTTTGGTGGCAGCGGCGGTTTTGGCGGCAGCGGTGGCTACGGTGGTGGATCTGCAGGACGGAATGACTATTGAGGAAACTTCCTCATATATTATCAAGAAATGATGCTTGGCAAACGACCTTTTATTTATAGCATGCAAACCGAGTAGTGTTAGTCTGCTAGTTACTCTTATTCCTCGATCAGTTATTTTATGCTTCTAGGTTGTGGAACATGTGAACTCTTTTGATCGTTTCGTTGCGGAAAACTTAGCTTCTGTTTTGCATTAGTACTTCCAAGTCTCAGATGATGATGCTCATGGTTTTGTTGTTCTTGTGGTTGTCGAAGCTTCTTCGATCACCTCAAGTTAGACCTGTCAATCGATGGGCTTTGCGCCAATTGGATCTAATATTAGCTAAGATCCAAGTTAGACCTGTCAATATCCAACAGTTGCAACATTCTAAGATCAATCCGACATCTAAGTTCAGCTATAAAGGAGTTGATCATATAACATCTCTCATCAGGAGTTGATGATGATCGTAGTCTGTAATGCCCCCAAAGCATCCGATTACgaggcattaaaaaaaaaaggaaacagaaAGCAcgaaagaagatgatgatgataaaaACCTCCGAGGAAATAATACTCGATCACTGATCACATTCCAGATGCAGCTTTTGATGCTTCTTTCAGTGCCCTCATGATCTCCTCCGCCACGATGCCTTTGTTGGCGAAGACCACAAGGGGGCTATGCCCTGGAACCGTGTCTTCCTTGTGGTAGCTCCCTGCGGTTCTCAGTAGCTCTTCCGAGCCTTTCTCCACCATCCCTTTCATGATCACCGTCTTGTGGTATCCCGATACGAGCTCCTCATAATCTGTATCACCTCTTTCTCCGACGATCACGTACATGTTCCCCACATTTAGACCCCAGCGGACAAATAAGTACCTTAAGGAATTTTTGTCAGAAGAATTACATTATCAACAGTCACCGGTTCGAGCTATAATGAGATCGATAATACCTCAGTGCTTGAGATCGGGATGCTAGCAGAGGGACAACCTGCAACCTTGTGGAGCTTCTGCAGTACATAAGATGGCATCGAAGTCCACGCATTCTAAGCTTCTGACGAAGATCATCGACCGGCCTTGCCTAGAGAAGTGAGAGACTCCGACGTCAGGCACCATCCACCAACACAATGCCATCGTTAGGTGTAAACTCTCTACAAATATGTTATGGTCATACCTCGGCCGAATCCTTGACCACGAAAGAGACACAATGAGGATTGCTGGATTGGACGTCTTCCTCTATGATGCTAGTGGACTTCTTGTTATCTTGAGCATTTTGAGAGGTCATTAACTTCACTAAAGTCCGCTTCACACCATCATATCCCCAGCGGTATTCGATGTGCGTGGCGTAATCAGGATCTGCACATAGCTTTCCTTCTGCATCCATGCACTGAGCTGTGCCGGGATAATACACTTCGCTGCCGCTGCTACAGATCAGAGCATCAAAATCTGTGGCTGGGATCTTCCCCGACTTTAATAGGCTTAGAACCTGCGAGATGGACATAGCAGTTGAGAGAGCAAAACCAGAAATCTTGGACATCTGAGAATCTGATCTGATAGCCTTGAAGACTTCCTGTATCAGCTGCAACATTTTCCTGTCAGGACCTCCGTTGCTATCGTAACAATCAGCAGCTATCACAAACAGTCGCCTACGCCTTCGGAGAAGAGGATACTTGTTAATGGTAGGTCCTGAGACCTCATTTTGGTTGTTGCTGTTACTGATACCACCCTGTGGTTTCGGTGCCTGTCGATTTATCTTGTTCAAAATTCTCTTCACTTGATCTTGCATCTCCGGGTCACCTTCTCCTGCAACTTTCCCAACCTCGGCCGGGTCATACTCGAGGGAACCACCGAGGGAGCTTCTCTCGCCATCCATGGAAAGCCTAAGAGATGACTCGTGTACATCCCATATGGAGTCTCCAAATGACTCCTCTTCCACGAGCGCCTCGTCTGTTGGAGTGTCGGTCTTCCATTGTGGATGTCTCATCCTGCATGCCGCTACTCTAGAAAGGTATGTCCTGCAGTGCTCGGGCCACGAAAAGAGATGAATGTTCCGCCACCCATTTTTCCTGCAGTCATGCCACAGGTTCTTCTCTGCAACTAGTTTTAGCAGCGCATCAGCAATGGCTTGCTGATCATGTGGATCCACAAGCAACCCATTATTCAATGCCTGatgcatcataaatattttacgaCGATTACTCAAAATATACTATGTTGCTTGTCAACAGCATCTACTGTCTCAAACTATACACTAAAAAATAAGAAATTGTGCCAATTATTTGAGATGCATTATGTTGCTTGTGAACATTAAGTAAAAGATTGGAAGGAGCTGTATTTACCCTATGAATATCGACAGGACCTCCATTTTTTGTGGCCACCATCGGCAGTCCATGAGCAGCTGCCTACaagattttcataaaaataaataaatcgaaTGCACATCTAATGCTTTAAGCATATAAAACTCACACACCTCAATTAAGGTAAGACCGAATGGCTCGACAAGAGCTGGATTTATGAACACTCCCTGACGgcgaaaaaacaaatttaaattcTATAAGCAACGTCACCAAATCTAGTAACATATATTGAAATCCATATAATCCATAAACAACCTTTGTTTTCGCACCAAGCCTGTAGATATCTGGAACATCAGACTGCTTGTGATGCTTTGGGTAAGCCACAAGTCCATACAGATCATACTTGTCAATTAGTTTTAACACTGTTGTGAGCACACTAGCATTGCCGGTAGACATCTCGTCTATGTCGTCTCTGTTCCCCATGATTAATGTCTGTGTAGGCAAAAGCAAACTCAAATCATGTGCCTAATATTATTGGAACTCTTTCCAGCAAAATCATCTGCTACAGATATGGACTTTTGGTTGCATAGAAATTAAGGTTTGTTAGAGAAAGTTTTCTTTGGAAGAAACTAGCAATCGAGAAAATTGCTTTCTGGATGTGTCTGAAAGATATGTCAGTTAATGCATCCACATGAATAGAGATAAAGATTCAGCCATGGAGTTGAATAGCTATATAAAACCTCAATTTCTTTTGTCTTCCTCAAGAAAAAGCTTTCATTTTCTAATTCCTACAACATTCATGATATAAGATAAGCTGAAAACAATGATCTTTGAATTAAAACAGTCATGGCACCAAAAAAGAATAAGATTTCAGGAGTAATGGTTAAGAAATAGTCCTCACAAGATTTGCAAGCTCTCTCAACGGACGGCATTCTCCAAAGGCTTTCACAAGGGTAGTGATGTTCTTCTTAGGGTCAGGTCTTGATAGAGCCAAAATCATAGGTTTGTGAGGATTTGTGAAGAAACGCATAACCTGCAGGAATGGTCCCTTTATGCTATAAATGGATTACTCAGTGTCCTCCAAAAGTGACACAGATTTGTAGAGTGAAAGAGTGCTTGCCTCAGACCATATCGGTGGAACTGCCCTAGGTGAAGCCCCATCTGCACCAATAAGATCTTTTAAATCTCCATCAGCATCAGCTGTGTCTTCTTGAATTGATACACTACTGAAATCCATCCCAGGAGGGATGACCTGCATGGTTTTGAAATATATAAGCTATAACATAATTCATAAACTGTTCTTCAGCTGCTGTACTCCAACAGCATGTATAATTTTGTAATATTATGAGGTGTAACATAATTCACAACCTGTTATAGGATTGCTGCTCCAAAAGTGAGGAGAGGGaatatataaatgcaaaccatattatcAAATTAATGGATTTTATAAAGATACAGATACTGCTTAAATCATTTTGTGATGAGAGACTCTGTTTGATTCTTGGAAATATCAACTCTTGAAGAATGCAAATGATGATGATATAAGTTTATATGAGCAAATGAGTAACAACCATATTTAATCTAAGAAAGACCGCATCTCAGCCACAATGATATATAACATACATATATAAACCTGAAAAATGAGCTGTATAGTTTGTCCCGGTGGATGTTAAATAGTTTGGAATTGGATAACCCTCCTATCACCAAATAGAATACAGGTCATCAGAATGTAAATTCTCTTTTGTGCAGGCGCATTCCTTATTAATTGATATGGACATACAAAGAAGAGTAAATGACACTAAACTGAATCTTGATAACTTGGTAATGTAACAATACAATTTCAAGAACTTACAATTTGCACTAAATAAACTGGTTCGATATGCATTTACGATGTGAATATCACTTGTTAACTCATGTAAATAAATTGGAATTGAAACTTTTAGTTTACACCAGTGTGCATGCTTACCACCATCCTTGGCATGTAGCGGCCGTGGCAGTTGACCCCCCGTCGAGCGCGAGCTCTCAGCACTCTCTCGAGTTTGACATCAAAGCCATCATAGAGTCCCCACTGCTCATCAATCTCTTGCCTTGTGCTTGTTATAACAAGCTCAGCTGCATCCAAGGAGAGCTCCTCAGCTTCTATGCGCCTCATTATCTTGTATGTCGCATCGATATCCTGCTTAGATTGTCGACCTTGCTTAAGAAGTTGTTCTAGTTTGTTCCTCCCCAGTGAATGGCCCGTAAGAACCATGGGAACATTCAAGGCACCCGAAAGAAGAGCAGCGACATCTCCAGCATCAGCATAATGGCCATGAATCACATACGGCCAAACAGGATGTCCCCCACCAATCTGTTCCCCCAACACCTTAGACATATTGAGAATGTGAGCTAAAGCTCCATCTACAAACTCTTGTAGGTAGGGCCAAAGCAGTTCTTTGCGCAGATATGTATCCCTCGGACCACAAGGTACACGAATGACATAAGCTCCGGTACTCTCCCCAACATCATTCCCCTCTGCATCGTAGGAGCCTGAGGTTAGCATCTCTGTTGGCTCCCCATAGCTCCAGTCCACTTCAGGGGATGTTATCTGACGAGTGAAAAGGTCAACCCTATAGACCCCTGGCATCATAGAGAGTGCTCGAGCAAGCTCCACCACGTACTTCACCTGTAAGTTTTATGCAGACTGATAATTGTAGATTCCCAAATAGAACTATGTAATTGCCAAGCGAGATGACAGTCTTCCGTCAGAAAAAAAAGAGGAATAAAAGGAAATGGCATGCCTTCTACCTGACCACCTGTGTCTGAGTCCCTTCCTAGTTCCATGTTTTCTCCACGAACCAAGCCATGCAAACTGAAGAAGAAACAATGAAGATAACTAATTTATTATGTCACAAATAAAATTGTTAAGAATAGGACAGCATTTGTTTATCGAATAGAAGTTCATACCTAAGTATTGACATACAATTCTAGGAAAAGTGAGTCTACAATATACACGCCTCAATTTTCAACAGCCTTAAGCAGGCAGAAATAGCCTTTTAAAGAACTGACATTTAAAGATAATTTCAATTGAACCTACGGCTGAATTTTATAATATCAAATTTATTGCTGCTAAAAGGAATACCTGTTTCTGCAATTTGGAATTACTTATCCATATGAACATCCAAATATGGAATTTGTCTAACATTCTGAGATCTGAATTTGCTTC
Coding sequences within:
- the LOC135650675 gene encoding selenium-binding protein 1-like isoform X5, which produces MVLRGHQRPPCLLIIDVTSLAVRGIGIEKPDYLATVDVDPNSPTYYKVIHRLPMPYIGDELHHSGWNACSSCHGDPSAVWQFLILPSLLYPYGWEKPGHSPLFGYDFWYQPRHKTMISSSWGAPAAFSKGFNLQHVSDGLYGRYLYVYSWPDGELKQTLDLGNAGLLPLEARFLHDPSKDTGFVGCGLSSNMVRFFKTTDGAWSHEICFAICFSSFLVILPSFRWDTKY
- the LOC135650675 gene encoding selenium-binding protein 2-like isoform X3, with the protein product MPYIGDELHHSGWNACSSCHGDPSAVWQFLILPSLLSSRIYVVDTTKTPRAPSLHKVVDPTDILQMTGLAYRHTSHCLGSGDIMVSCLGDKEGNATGNGFLLLDSGFCVKGRYPYGWEKPGHSPLFGYDFWYQPRHKTMISSSWGAPAAFSKGFNLQHVSDGLYGRYLYVYSWPDGELKQTLDLGNAGLLPLEARFLHDPSKDTGFVGCGLSSNMVRFFKTTDGAWSHEICFAICFSSFLVILPSFRWDTKY
- the LOC135650675 gene encoding selenium-binding protein 1-like isoform X4 — protein: MSIGVAEQNKKQGLMRVPDYRSSRIYVVDTTKTPRAPSLHKVVDPTDILQMTGLAYRHTSHCLGSGDIMVSCLGDKEGNATGNGFLLLDSGFCVKGRYPYGWEKPGHSPLFGYDFWYQPRHKTMISSSWGAPAAFSKGFNLQHVSDGLYGRYLYVYSWPDGELKQTLDLGNAGLLPLEARFLHDPSKDTGFVGCGLSSNMVRFFKTTDGAWSHEICFAICFSSFLVILPSFRWDTKY
- the LOC135650675 gene encoding selenium-binding protein 2-like isoform X6 gives rise to the protein MLILTPQHITKSSRIYVVDTTKTPRAPSLHKVVDPTDILQMTGLAYRHTSHCLGSGDIMVSCLGDKEGNATGNGFLLLDSGFCVKGRYPYGWEKPGHSPLFGYDFWYQPRHKTMISSSWGAPAAFSKGFNLQHVSDGLYGRYLYVYSWPDGELKQTLDLGNAGLLPLEARFLHDPSKDTGFVGCGLSSNMVRFFKTTDGAWSHEICFAICFSSFLVILPSFRWDTKY
- the LOC135672108 gene encoding selenium-binding protein 1-like; the protein is MPGLISDFLISLDDRYLYFVNRFHGDVRQYSIEDPSKPVLTGQVWVGGLLHKGSDVVYLSEDGAESQFSVPVIKGNRLRGVPQMIQLSLDGKRLYVTNSLFSVWDQQFYGPDFMKKGSHMLQIDVNTEQGGLTMNPNFFVDFGTEPEGPALAHEMRYPGGDCTSYIWI
- the LOC135650739 gene encoding glycine-rich RNA-binding protein 4, mitochondrial-like, encoding MAFCSKLGGLIRQGLMRNGIAGGPNEAMHLLNSARYMSSTKLFVGGLSFGTDDQSLKEAFNSFGNVVEARVITDRDTGRSRGFGFVNFDSDASASEALSGMDGQELNGRNIRVSYANDRPSGGPRGGFGGGFGGSGGFGGSGGYGGGSAGRNDY
- the SPS gene encoding sucrose-phosphate synthase isoform X1, translating into MAGNEWINGYLEAILDSGGAVADDQKVSSPVSVRDGGDHFNPTKYFVEEVVTGVDETDLHRTWIKVVATRNSRERSTRLENMCWRIWHLTRKKKQLEWENVQRTANRRWEREQGRRDATEDMSEELSEGEKGDTVGELTQGETPRKKLQRNFSDIQSWSDDEKERKLYIVLISLHGLVRGENMELGRDSDTGGQVKYVVELARALSMMPGVYRVDLFTRQITSPEVDWSYGEPTEMLTSGSYDAEGNDVGESTGAYVIRVPCGPRDTYLRKELLWPYLQEFVDGALAHILNMSKVLGEQIGGGHPVWPYVIHGHYADAGDVAALLSGALNVPMVLTGHSLGRNKLEQLLKQGRQSKQDIDATYKIMRRIEAEELSLDAAELVITSTRQEIDEQWGLYDGFDVKLERVLRARARRGVNCHGRYMPRMVVIPPGMDFSSVSIQEDTADADGDLKDLIGADGASPRAVPPIWSEGPFLQVMRFFTNPHKPMILALSRPDPKKNITTLVKAFGECRPLRELANLTLIMGNRDDIDEMSTGNASVLTTVLKLIDKYDLYGLVAYPKHHKQSDVPDIYRLGAKTKGVFINPALVEPFGLTLIEAAAHGLPMVATKNGGPVDIHRALNNGLLVDPHDQQAIADALLKLVAEKNLWHDCRKNGWRNIHLFSWPEHCRTYLSRVAACRMRHPQWKTDTPTDEALVEEESFGDSIWDVHESSLRLSMDGERSSLGGSLEYDPAEVGKVAGEGDPEMQDQVKRILNKINRQAPKPQGGISNSNNQNEVSGPTINKYPLLRRRRRLFVIAADCYDSNGGPDRKMLQLIQEVFKAIRSDSQMSKISGFALSTAMSISQVLSLLKSGKIPATDFDALICSSGSEVYYPGTAQCMDAEGKLCADPDYATHIEYRWGYDGVKRTLVKLMTSQNAQDNKKSTSIIEEDVQSSNPHCVSFVVKDSAEARPVDDLRQKLRMRGLRCHLMYCRSSTRLQVVPLLASRSQALRYLFVRWGLNVGNMYVIVGERGDTDYEELVSGYHKTVIMKGMVEKGSEELLRTAGSYHKEDTVPGHSPLVVFANKGIVAEEIMRALKEASKAASGM
- the SPS gene encoding sucrose-phosphate synthase isoform X2, with translation MAGNEWINGYLEAILDSGGAVADDQKVSSPVSVRDGGDHFNPTKYFVEEVVTGVDETDLHRTWIKVVATRNSRERSTRLENMCWRIWHLTRKKKQLEWENVQRTANRRWEREQGRRDATEDMSEELSEGEKGDTVGELTQGETPRKKLQRNFSDIQSWSDDEKERKLYIVLISLHGLVRGENMELGRDSDTGGQVKYVVELARALSMMPGVYRVDLFTRQITSPEVDWSYGEPTEMLTSGSYDAEGNDVGESTGAYVIRVPCGPRDTYLRKELLWPYLQEFVDGALAHILNMSKVLGEQIGGGHPVWPYVIHGHYADAGDVAALLSGALNVPMVLTGHSLGRNKLEQLLKQGRQSKQDIDATYKIMRRIEAEELSLDAAELVITSTRQEIDEQWGLYDGFDVKLERVLRARARRGVNCHGRYMPRMVVIPPGMDFSSVSIQEDTADADGDLKDLIGADGASPRAVPPIWSEVMRFFTNPHKPMILALSRPDPKKNITTLVKAFGECRPLRELANLTLIMGNRDDIDEMSTGNASVLTTVLKLIDKYDLYGLVAYPKHHKQSDVPDIYRLGAKTKGVFINPALVEPFGLTLIEAAAHGLPMVATKNGGPVDIHRALNNGLLVDPHDQQAIADALLKLVAEKNLWHDCRKNGWRNIHLFSWPEHCRTYLSRVAACRMRHPQWKTDTPTDEALVEEESFGDSIWDVHESSLRLSMDGERSSLGGSLEYDPAEVGKVAGEGDPEMQDQVKRILNKINRQAPKPQGGISNSNNQNEVSGPTINKYPLLRRRRRLFVIAADCYDSNGGPDRKMLQLIQEVFKAIRSDSQMSKISGFALSTAMSISQVLSLLKSGKIPATDFDALICSSGSEVYYPGTAQCMDAEGKLCADPDYATHIEYRWGYDGVKRTLVKLMTSQNAQDNKKSTSIIEEDVQSSNPHCVSFVVKDSAEARPVDDLRQKLRMRGLRCHLMYCRSSTRLQVVPLLASRSQALRYLFVRWGLNVGNMYVIVGERGDTDYEELVSGYHKTVIMKGMVEKGSEELLRTAGSYHKEDTVPGHSPLVVFANKGIVAEEIMRALKEASKAASGM